ACctattttggaatattacTACCTACTTTATCGCTTTAGTACAGCTTGATAACGATCATTCAAAAGTAATATAAGatattgagaaattaaaaagctATTTTTTCACCATCTGAAGTCACAACTTTTCCTAAGAAATACTTCTTCCATCAATTTTCTTATCAGTCTTTTGGTAAATGTACAGTTAGTATAAAATTCTTTGTGAGTGATAATAATCaagatatcaaaaatatatctgtTTCAGTATGTCAGTGAATCAGCACTATTCCCATTCaaccaaattatttaaacatctaccatattaaatattaaatcgggataaattaattagttcTAACTCGGAATCTTATCTAAAAGTTGTCCGAATGGTTTCATTCCGGTCTAGGAGCCAGAAAACCCAGAACTAGCATGTTTATGCTTTGTATATATTCCATGACTCATGTACTGGATATTGCCTAAATGAATCCAGGACTTCAGGgctcattttcaataatttaatgaaaaatttacccGATTTACTGAACAAGTAAATATGGGAACTAAATATACGTGTATCTTAGAGCATATTCTTAAAACATATATAGCATATACAGGGAATCCCACGTTTTATGATTAGGACTTTAGGAATAATTAGAAGAGAGTGTTTTAAGGTGAATTGCTCTTATTGGTTGTTaacgttttcaaaaatataatcacTTCATTTTTCTACTTCTGTCCTTTCAAAGGATCTGAAAAAGTGtgtattttatattgaatgaattatataaaaaataagcgACATTATAGAGTTTTCACTCGTACtggattttctaaattatttcttaatataCATAACTAgacagaaaaataatgaagtagCATTATTCTTTGATATCGATTGAAGTTTTGCCATTGCAATTCAGGACGccccataaaaatatattccacTGCAATATaacacatatacatatatatacatgtatataccaatataaaaaaatagtatgaactattaataatatattccAGAATGATTATCTTTATTAATACCTACTTAATTAGGCtgagttttaaagaaaattttgttaatcaAATAAAGAGATTGATACTATTAACATggaaatactaaaaaaaatcatgaacaATAAAACATTGCATTATTACGATATAGACAATAACGCAAGTTGAAACTTTAGATATAGATTCAAACAGTTTTACGAATAATTATTacgaaattctaaaaaatatatatgatCTGATTAAACACTTAGAAATCTAGATACAAAAATTCACAGTCGCCTGTGGCAGGCACGTGCCACTAGAATACTACTATAAGAAGTTAGAATTTATGGACCTATCAAAAGACATTTCATCCGGGCTAATTCTGACATTTTCTACCGAACATCGCGGCTGTGTGCCATTGGTGCCGGTACTGCTCACATCTGGAGAATCAAATGGACTGGATTCATGACTATCTGTAACCAATTaaagtgatttatttaattatatagCTTTAAATGATAAACTACACTACCAGCTGCATTTTGAATTCCTAAGATAGGCAAACCCAATATGAACCTAATATTGTCTGTCAAGTGATCAGCCTCTTTGATCTGATAAAATATGCCTTCTGCTTTGTTCAACATCACTGACATGTCTAGATTGCCGTTTAATTCGTTTATGTGCTGCAAAACATGTGTTTCTGTTAGATATATGATTTGGATATTTAGATATGACATTGGATAACAAAGATCTCAAACATTCGATATATGTACAGAAGCGGACAAAAGTGGAgcaacaaacatatttttgaaaatattcaaggttTGTTACGACTTATTCATAAGTTAGTAATATCAACATTATGTTAGGATATCTAGAAATAAcgcttcaaaaaattataagtttattccTGAATTCAAGgcatttaacaacaaaaacgaataaatgtGGCGGACAACAGTAGAGcaacatatgaaattttcaatgattatgaaaattttaactaattctTAGTAGCATTgccattgtttttaataacttcaatGCATCTATTCCTCATagactttattaatttattgatagtTTCTTCTGAAATGGAATTCCATGCAGTTGAAATGGCGGTGAATAATTCTGCAgagtttctaaatttttgtggATTCTCTGTCCTTATCTTACGGTCTACTATCTCCCATAAGTTCTCTATTAGATTAAGGTCGGGACTTTGGGTAGGCCACTGCATTACATTTACCCGTTGctctttcaaatatttttttattattttcgcaGTATTCTTTGAGTCATTGTCATGTTGAAAAATCCATGACAATGACAAGTTTTCCTCTGCAAACGGAAGCATACGATCCGTTAATATCTCCAGATATTTAAACCGGTCCATAATGCCCtctatttttatcaatggtcCCATTCCAAACCCGGAAAATGATTCCCACACTAATATGTTATCCCcaccaaatttaattgtctctGTAGTGTACTTTGGCTTGTACCTTTCATTTGGAGGACGTCTGACATATCGAATTCCATCCGAggaatacaaattaaatttactctCGTCGGAGAATAGCacacttttccatttttcgaaACTCCAGGTAAGATGGTCATTTGCAAAACAGAGCCGGGCCATCCTGTTCTTAGAAATGAAGGGCTTTTTAGCGGGTCTGCGggcattcaaacttttttcttgtatCTTTGAATCGATCTTACAGAAACACCAAAGTCACTACATTCCTGTGCAATATCACCTGCTGTGTTATATGGATTCCCTTTCGAAATGTTCACAATTTTATTGTCTTGAATTCTTGTTGCCTTTCGAGGACGACCTGTTTTTGGAGAACTCACTAcacttttgttaattttgtagGCACTCAATACTCTACACATTATAGAGCGATTAAGATTTAATTCTCTAGCAATATCACTCTGGGACATTCTAGATTCAAACTTGAAAACAattgattgtttcagttgtaCTGAGAGAGATTTACCACGAGGCATATTTGCTGGTTTTCACCAATAATACTAAACACAATAACTCAAAAGTGTTTGATAAAAAAAGACGTCAGAaagaattttcatatattGTTGCTCTACTTTTGTCCGTCacatttattcgtttttgttgttaaatgcTTTGAATTCAGGAAtaaactgataatttttttgcagcGTTATTTCTAGATATcctaatataattttgatattactaatttatgaATAAGTCGTAACAAAcctatatatatacatatatagatagaaatattttcaagaatatgTTTGTTGCTCCACTTCTCCCGCTACTCCATATTGTGTACCCTTTATCTGAACTTCATAAGATTTTGTATCACTTGctgtttgttattattttagttgTTTTAATTGGGAACCATATCAAATACAACTCACTTTCAGAATTTCAGTAAATCCGTAACCGTTTTCAATCATAGCATGTCGTTCATGTTCCAAAATGGCAACGGCTaccaataaatgaaaattttgacaaggGTAACCCGTCCACAAAACTTCCCAGAACCtgaaattatgcattttttaaattacacaaacaatttttttcacgtaGACATTATACAACGTACCTAAGAACTTCATCATTACTAAGCTCGCGCTTAAACCAAACCAACAACCATCGAAAACAGAAAAACATATTGGCGCAGTCGTGACTTTCCAAGTAACTTGCCAAGCCCGGATCCACAAAACTCAGCAATGTGAACAAATTTCCGAGCTGCTCCTTCATTCCAGCTTGGTctatatcaaaatttgaaatctgaaagaaaattattacttatatataatataattagttCCTATTGCAGGTTCAAAATTGCTTACTTAAAAATCCTAAtatgtagaaaataaaataaaaatataaaattaccaattttttcataaatccCACAAAACACCAGAACGATTCATATTCGGTTTCAAGTAACATTAGAATCGGTGATAAAAGATCGCTCATGCCTTGAACATATCCCAAATCAAAGTTGTACATTACATAAGTCATTAGAATATCATTTAAAGTTTGGAGGTTAAAATTGTTGTCTCCAGCGTAGAAATCTAAATTCCTGTCTGTcctaaaaataccaaaaacagGAAAGTTTAAGAAATGAAAAGTCTGGCAGCCCAGTACCTATTGACATCCTTTTCAATGAGGCTTTTTCTTTGAgcaaaatctgaaaaattatcCTCCTGAGTTTTTGTAAAGGACTTCCACTGCAACTTCATGACATAATATTCATCACTTCTATTACCAACAAGCTTTTGTCTGTCAGTAGCAGTACTATTCCAGGGATAATAGTCGAGGAGGAATTTCCAGGCTTCTCTTCGAATTGATGGGCTTATGCCCTAAAATACAATACATCGCCGTTATAAATTCGTTCAAAAATTACTGACCCGTTAGTATTGTTGGTTAAATATACACAATCTATTAATACATGTGTTTTGAGGTTCTATTATTTCAACTTCTCAAAGCTGATTGAAACTGTCTTAAGATATATCAGCTAGCTGTGATTTACTAAATGAAAGAATATGAGCAACAAAAGACAAAAGTGACATACCCCCCTGAATATCATAACTTTTAATGACTCTACATCCTCCAACTGCCCCTCATAATTAAACTGAGCATTCCACTGTTCCTCTGTAACAGGTCTACAACGCGGAAAGTCTTTTCTCTTGGGCAACTGCGGGAGTTTCTGAACCACTTCATAATCGCCCCCCGATTGGGTAATTGATTCATCAATTTCTGATAATGACCGATTTAAATCATCTTGTGGTAGCAAGTCTGCATCTCCCAGATCCACACTTCGATATACATAATTGGTAACCTTTGAAAAGGCTTCCATACTGCCTTCATAAGGATGTTCTTTGATGTTTTTAAACATGGTCCACAAAGAcgaatcatttttcaaatctaaaGCGGCGAATGTTTTAGTAAGCTCTTGATATTCAGGACTATTAGCATCGTAGACAACAAAGAGATGTTTGTCTCTTCTAGAGGGAcctaactttaaaaatgactTTAGTACTCCAACCAAGTATTCACAGTTTCCATGCTGAAAGAGAAAGCTACACATGACCTCTGACGCGCCATCAAAAAACGTTAGAAGACGGCTATTGTTGGCTattctaaaactgaatttaaacatACAAATGGATTAAAATTAGATGAAATACAAACTATAGAGTTTACATACCTTTTGATGTCATcaaaaccaattttcaaattctttagACGATTATAGTAGTCTGGAGGCAAGTTTCCGCTCAGTGTTCTTACTCGCTTTTGGACTGTGTTTACTACAGCCCATTCTTGATCTTGTACATCAGAATCTACAGTAACATCATTTGGTTTCCATTCCAAGAAACGTTTTTTCGTTGTGCTACCTAAAAATGAAGTATTGCACttgtaatgtaatttttatatgactAGTCTATTTTTGAGTGATTACAATACCTGTTTTGAAAATAgtaatgataatttttcaattgctAAGGCTAACAAATCAGGAAGTAATTTACTTACCATTCAATTGAATGGTAAGCAAAATGTGGGGTtagttacatatttttaaggtgTTTTACTAATACAGAACTATTAATGATTACACAAATCAAATATGTTATTTCATATGCCAAGTAATTCCTACATTACAATTTTGATTACTTTTACCTTCATTCTCAATGCTTTCCCAAACATAAAGTGTGCCGATAGTGTTGATAAATGACATGTAAGTGGATGGGGCTTGTTTTAATAGAATTCCATCTTGGCTTAAAACATCTTGATAATCTTCAAATTCGTCATCCATGACTATCTTTATTCTATTATTCctaaatataaattactaaattgGCAATTTGTTGGTCCTTGATTTATGGTTTTGAGGTTGCTGGAGCCTCAAATATATGAAGCCGTAGAAAGATCATAAGCTGGGCATACATCTAGGGAAAGTACGAAAACTTACCGATAGATATATTacaagtttatttaattaaatgtaaattgtaaaatagatacaaataattgtttattttattgttgtgttatttataatatgtaaataaccACATCACATGTAAAACTGCCAGGTTTGACATTGAATATGTCGGGGTTATGTGTGCGTGCGTTTACCGATCGAGGTGTCGGTAACAGTGTAGTGTGCACCTGGAGTGAACGGGTTCATTTTGCGTTATAATTTCCGGGGGACACGCAAGAAGGATCAGTATTCAACCCGACAGTAAAACTGACCCAGTAGATTAAATACGCGCTTTTCCTACTAAACCACTTTATTTTACATAGAGTTAAGGTTTGCACTAATTATCACAATTTGGTATCACTAATATTCAGGATGATATTGTGGTACTTTACCTCGAGAGAGTTCAGGGCAGAAAGAAAGCTTTGTAGGGGattgttttcccttttaaagGCTAATAATCCTTTCTGTTCGTCCGGTATTGTCACCCATTAAGTGAGATTTTCCTGACAGTGTTACTTACCGGTGAATGTTCTCGAGATGGAAGGTCTCTCGAGTGGTGCACCACAGATGGTTTATTTATCAGTTAAACAATAGGCTTTTTTAGAAACGATGCCATCTAATCGAATTGATTGAACATTAGCAGTTCATAAGAATGAACAATTTTCTACACGTAAAATATGtaaagtattaaatatttcatccaCTACTGCATTAAACACCATTATTAGGATTTTGAATGAcgtaatatataaattattttctaaaaacattGAGTGACGGGTTAATAATGTGTCCTGGTTGTCTACGTGGGGTTTTCAGATCGGCTGTCTAGGAGTGGCTAGGGCGATCAAAACACACGACACAGGATCgttcacttattttataacgaaaataaatatat
The DNA window shown above is from Euwallacea similis isolate ESF13 chromosome 2, ESF131.1, whole genome shotgun sequence and carries:
- the Tbc1d15-17 gene encoding TBC1 domain family member 15 codes for the protein MDDEFEDYQDVLSQDGILLKQAPSTYMSFINTIGTLYVWESIENEGSTTKKRFLEWKPNDVTVDSDVQDQEWAVVNTVQKRVRTLSGNLPPDYYNRLKNLKIGFDDIKSFRIANNSRLLTFFDGASEVMCSFLFQHGNCEYLVGVLKSFLKLGPSRRDKHLFVVYDANSPEYQELTKTFAALDLKNDSSLWTMFKNIKEHPYEGSMEAFSKVTNYVYRSVDLGDADLLPQDDLNRSLSEIDESITQSGGDYEVVQKLPQLPKRKDFPRCRPVTEEQWNAQFNYEGQLEDVESLKVMIFRGGISPSIRREAWKFLLDYYPWNSTATDRQKLVGNRSDEYYVMKLQWKSFTKTQEDNFSDFAQRKSLIEKDVNRTDRNLDFYAGDNNFNLQTLNDILMTYVMYNFDLGYVQGMSDLLSPILMLLETEYESFWCFVGFMKKLISNFDIDQAGMKEQLGNLFTLLSFVDPGLASYLESHDCANMFFCFRWLLVWFKRELSNDEVLRFWEVLWTGYPCQNFHLLVAVAILEHERHAMIENGYGFTEILKHINELNGNLDMSVMLNKAEGIFYQIKEADHLTDNIRFILGLPILGIQNAADSHESSPFDSPDVSSTGTNGTQPRCSVENVRISPDEMSFDRSINSNFL